Proteins encoded in a region of the Pseudomonas putida genome:
- a CDS encoding efflux RND transporter periplasmic adaptor subunit — protein MAPGMFARAKLSTGAAREAVLIDDQAVGTDQGRNYVLVVGENNQAQYRPIELGPVVDGLRVINGGLQAGEKIIIKGLVRPGMAVTPRMVPMQAPAAPAAGATGATKAAANAPAPAAAPAKAGGADPAKADGAAGSAEARK, from the coding sequence ATGGCACCCGGCATGTTCGCCCGGGCCAAGCTGTCCACCGGCGCGGCGCGCGAGGCCGTCCTGATCGACGATCAGGCCGTGGGCACCGACCAAGGGCGCAACTACGTGCTGGTCGTGGGCGAGAACAACCAGGCCCAGTACCGGCCCATCGAACTGGGGCCGGTGGTGGACGGGCTGCGCGTCATCAACGGCGGCCTGCAGGCCGGTGAGAAGATCATCATCAAGGGCCTCGTGCGCCCCGGCATGGCGGTCACGCCGCGCATGGTGCCCATGCAGGCGCCCGCGGCACCGGCCGCCGGCGCGACCGGCGCGACCAAGGCTGCGGCAAACGCTCCGGCTCCCGCTGCGGCGCCTGCCAAGGCCGGTGGCGCGGACCCCGCCAAGGCTGACGGCGCGGCCGGCTCGGCGGAGGCCCGCAAATGA
- a CDS encoding heavy metal translocating P-type ATPase — translation MSLETLDGTGAQDEQLGFRVEGMDCASCVGKIETALGRIDGVSNVQVNFTNETLTLTRSTSSRNTARDIAKKIRSLGFDVQALPASEMSAAPAPCHAAHAHDHAGCGGHHDHGHAHDHGHDHSHGKACGDDHGHGHAHGHAHAHDHGHDHGACSGHDHAPASASRGAPSTPPNVSMRVEGMDCASCVGKIETALARMDGVSDARINFTAETLELTLASGGPTQLGHIEKTIKSLGFGVSDVRRHDGSAPAAPAAASTARHQRWWQTKKGKHVLGLGGLMGSAYAIAQFVPGYAEWIFAAAVIAGVLPFARKAFALAVSGSPFSIETLMVVASLGALVIGEAEEAAAVVFLFAIGELLESVAAGRARAGIKALASLVPKTAVLLDAAGGQREVPAASLRVSDRVLVRPGDRVPADGKILRGESSLDESPITGESVPRQKAIGADVFAGSINVDGVLEVQVEKTASDNTISRIIQLVEQAQSSKAPTARFIEKFSRYYTPAVMAIAALIVVVPPLAMGGDWGTWLYRGLALLLIACPCALVLSTPAAIASGLAVATRRGLLIKGGNALETIGRVRAIAFDKTGTLTEGKPRITEVLPFGLFKHQQVLALAAAVESGSNHPLAKAIVAHAKSLDVAIPQATGASAIAGKAVRATVNGSALAVGSPAHAEQTATLTAAHRREIDKLEDGGKTVVVLFDEASKNVLGLLALRDEPRRDAREGVAQLNAMGVRSVMLTGDNRRTAQAIAGKLGIEWEAELLPQDKLRLVNEMKRDAKVAMVGDGINDAPALATADVGIAMGGGTDVALETADAALLKSRVTDVAHLVALSRATMANIHQNVVFAIGLKGLFLVTTVLGITGLWVAVLADTGATALVTLNALRLLRFKGAPEANHGDDAGRPTTLSVPSAR, via the coding sequence ATGTCTTTGGAAACATTGGACGGCACAGGAGCGCAGGACGAACAACTGGGCTTTCGGGTCGAAGGTATGGATTGCGCCAGTTGCGTCGGCAAGATTGAAACAGCGCTTGGTCGAATTGATGGCGTATCAAATGTACAGGTTAATTTTACAAATGAGACGCTGACGTTGACGCGCAGCACAAGTAGCCGAAATACTGCACGCGACATTGCCAAGAAAATCCGGTCCCTGGGCTTCGACGTGCAGGCACTGCCCGCGTCCGAAATGTCCGCAGCACCTGCACCGTGCCATGCGGCCCACGCGCATGACCACGCCGGCTGCGGCGGCCACCATGACCATGGGCATGCCCACGACCACGGGCACGATCATTCGCACGGCAAAGCGTGCGGTGATGACCATGGGCATGGCCATGCTCACGGCCATGCCCATGCCCATGACCACGGTCACGATCACGGGGCCTGCAGCGGGCATGACCATGCGCCGGCCTCTGCCTCCCGTGGAGCACCCAGCACGCCCCCCAACGTGTCCATGCGCGTCGAGGGCATGGACTGCGCCAGTTGCGTCGGCAAGATCGAAACGGCGCTCGCTCGCATGGATGGCGTGTCCGATGCCCGCATAAACTTCACCGCAGAAACGCTGGAATTGACGCTCGCGTCTGGCGGCCCCACGCAGCTCGGCCACATCGAGAAGACCATCAAGAGCCTGGGCTTCGGCGTCTCCGACGTGCGCCGCCATGATGGCTCAGCACCCGCGGCCCCAGCAGCAGCATCGACGGCGCGCCATCAGCGCTGGTGGCAGACGAAGAAAGGCAAGCACGTGCTGGGCCTGGGCGGCCTGATGGGCTCGGCCTACGCGATCGCGCAGTTCGTTCCTGGCTACGCTGAATGGATCTTCGCCGCTGCGGTGATCGCGGGCGTGCTGCCGTTCGCTCGCAAAGCCTTCGCGCTGGCTGTGTCAGGCTCGCCGTTCTCTATCGAAACGCTGATGGTCGTCGCCTCGCTGGGCGCGCTCGTGATAGGCGAGGCCGAGGAAGCTGCTGCCGTGGTGTTCCTGTTCGCGATCGGCGAGCTGCTGGAAAGCGTGGCCGCCGGCCGCGCGCGCGCCGGCATCAAGGCGCTGGCCTCCCTGGTGCCTAAGACGGCGGTACTGCTCGATGCCGCGGGCGGGCAGCGCGAAGTGCCCGCCGCTTCCCTGCGCGTGAGCGACCGCGTGCTGGTGCGCCCTGGTGACCGGGTGCCTGCGGACGGCAAGATCCTCCGCGGTGAAAGCAGCCTGGACGAGTCGCCTATCACCGGCGAGTCCGTACCGCGTCAAAAGGCTATCGGTGCCGACGTGTTCGCCGGCTCCATCAACGTCGATGGCGTGCTCGAAGTACAAGTCGAGAAGACGGCATCGGACAACACCATTTCTCGCATCATCCAACTGGTGGAGCAGGCGCAGTCCTCCAAGGCGCCCACGGCTCGCTTCATCGAAAAGTTCAGCCGCTACTACACCCCTGCCGTCATGGCCATCGCGGCGTTGATCGTGGTGGTTCCGCCACTTGCCATGGGTGGCGACTGGGGTACCTGGCTGTACCGCGGCCTCGCACTGCTGTTGATTGCCTGCCCATGTGCGCTGGTGCTCTCCACACCGGCGGCCATCGCCTCGGGCCTTGCGGTGGCCACGCGACGGGGCCTGCTGATCAAGGGTGGCAACGCGTTGGAAACCATCGGCCGCGTGCGCGCCATTGCCTTCGACAAGACTGGCACGCTGACCGAGGGCAAGCCGCGCATCACCGAGGTCCTGCCCTTCGGGCTGTTCAAGCATCAACAGGTCCTTGCGCTTGCCGCCGCTGTCGAGTCCGGCTCAAACCATCCCTTGGCGAAGGCCATTGTCGCCCATGCCAAGAGCCTGGACGTGGCGATTCCCCAGGCCACGGGCGCATCGGCCATTGCCGGCAAGGCGGTGCGCGCCACCGTGAACGGCAGTGCGCTCGCTGTCGGATCGCCCGCCCATGCGGAACAGACGGCCACGCTGACAGCCGCGCACCGCAGGGAAATCGACAAGCTGGAGGATGGCGGCAAGACCGTGGTGGTCCTGTTCGACGAAGCCAGCAAGAACGTTCTGGGCCTGCTGGCCCTGCGCGACGAGCCCCGCCGCGACGCGCGCGAAGGCGTGGCCCAGCTCAACGCCATGGGCGTGCGCTCGGTCATGCTGACCGGCGACAACCGCCGCACCGCGCAGGCGATCGCCGGCAAGCTGGGCATCGAGTGGGAGGCCGAGCTGCTGCCGCAGGACAAGCTGCGCTTGGTCAACGAGATGAAGCGTGATGCCAAGGTGGCGATGGTCGGCGACGGCATCAACGACGCGCCGGCCCTGGCGACCGCCGACGTGGGTATCGCCATGGGCGGCGGCACGGACGTGGCGCTGGAAACCGCCGATGCCGCGCTGCTCAAGAGCCGCGTCACGGACGTGGCCCACCTGGTGGCCCTGTCGCGGGCGACGATGGCCAACATTCACCAAAACGTCGTATTCGCCATTGGCCTCAAGGGCTTGTTCCTGGTCACCACCGTGTTGGGTATCACCGGCTTGTGGGTTGCCGTGCTGGCCGACACCGGCGCCACGGCCCTGGTCACGCTGAACGCACTGCGCCTGCTGCGCTTCAAGGGCGCGCCGGAGGCCAACCACGGCGACGACGCCGGGCGTCCCACCACCTTGTCCGTGCCGTCTGCCCGCTGA
- a CDS encoding DUF4148 domain-containing protein codes for MSKKIRFAVLLSALFAAGVNAQPFAADMTRQQVQEDLAAWRQSGLEALSRGESGPDTFSPQYQAAFQRYLQLTQGDMYQAPSAGKTRAEVMADLELWKISGMHAFTSRGITTASHTQAYQQAYESYLQLKLVAAYKAPVALTRAQVKSDLADWQVAGMAGFWAGEQTPDTYSDAYRTAFETYQMLRNKK; via the coding sequence ATGTCCAAGAAAATTCGCTTTGCTGTTCTGCTTTCCGCACTTTTTGCTGCTGGAGTAAACGCTCAACCGTTCGCCGCAGATATGACACGGCAACAGGTCCAGGAGGATCTGGCTGCTTGGAGGCAATCTGGGTTGGAAGCGTTGTCTCGCGGCGAAAGCGGCCCGGATACGTTCAGCCCTCAATACCAGGCTGCCTTTCAGCGCTACTTGCAATTGACCCAAGGTGATATGTATCAGGCGCCCTCAGCAGGAAAGACTCGTGCTGAAGTGATGGCTGATTTGGAACTGTGGAAAATCTCCGGCATGCACGCGTTCACCTCGCGCGGAATCACCACCGCTTCGCACACCCAAGCCTACCAACAAGCCTACGAGAGCTATCTCCAGCTCAAGCTGGTTGCGGCTTACAAGGCTCCGGTGGCATTGACTCGTGCTCAAGTAAAGAGTGATTTGGCAGATTGGCAGGTTGCGGGAATGGCTGGATTCTGGGCTGGTGAGCAGACGCCTGATACCTATAGTGATGCCTACCGCACCGCATTTGAAACCTACCAGATGCTGCGCAACAAAAAATGA
- a CDS encoding ArsR/SmtB family transcription factor — protein sequence MTSRKTTSAAIVQCSTSNHGTTTDVLALSQSDVAVLAETFRLLGDQSRLKILLQCMRGSVAVGDIAGSLDLSQSLVSHHLRLLRGARLVRGERQAKHIFYGIADQHVSQVLQDMAVHISEDRHDD from the coding sequence ATGACATCCCGCAAAACCACCAGCGCCGCTATTGTGCAATGTTCGACCTCTAACCACGGCACGACCACTGATGTCCTCGCACTATCGCAAAGTGACGTCGCTGTTCTGGCAGAGACCTTCCGCCTGCTGGGCGACCAATCGCGATTGAAAATCCTGTTGCAGTGCATGCGCGGATCGGTCGCAGTGGGCGACATTGCTGGCTCGCTAGACCTGTCGCAGTCCTTGGTCAGCCATCACCTGCGCCTGTTGCGCGGCGCGCGCCTCGTGCGCGGCGAGCGCCAAGCCAAGCACATCTTCTACGGCATTGCCGACCAGCACGTCAGCCAGGTACTCCAGGACATGGCGGTTCACATTTCGGAGGACAGACACGACGATTGA
- a CDS encoding MFS transporter, whose amino-acid sequence MLSVLKNRTYRHLFTAQVIALVGTGLMTVALGLLAYELAGADAGAVLGSALAIKMLAYVGVAPVAQAFADQFPRRSLLVALDLVRAVVAICLPFVTEVWQIYLLIFVLQAASAGFTPTFQATIPDILPDEEDYTKALSLSRLAYDLESLISPMLAAALLTVISFHNLFAGTVLGFLVSAALVVSVRLPTTIPGPRRGIWDRTTRGTRIYLATPRLRGLLAISLAVSAAGAMVIVNTVVLVKARFGLGEVEVASALAAFGGGSMVAAFVLPSLLEKVADRTAMLTGATVLVVGTGIGALLPSYALLLPLWLIIGFGYSVAQTPSGRLLRRSAHAEDRPAIFAAHFALSHACWLICYPLAGRFGAVMGLPSTFIVMSLVGLAGVALTLWLWPASDPSDVAHDHPSLPPDHPHLRTHADQGRHHHQLILDDLHRIWPKG is encoded by the coding sequence ATGCTCTCCGTCCTAAAGAACCGCACCTACCGCCACCTGTTCACCGCGCAGGTGATCGCACTCGTCGGCACAGGCCTGATGACGGTAGCGCTCGGCCTACTTGCCTACGAGCTGGCCGGGGCCGATGCAGGTGCGGTGCTCGGGTCGGCGCTGGCTATCAAGATGCTGGCCTATGTGGGAGTCGCTCCAGTCGCACAGGCCTTCGCCGACCAGTTCCCGCGACGGTCATTGCTCGTAGCGCTGGACCTGGTACGAGCGGTTGTCGCGATCTGTTTGCCCTTTGTCACCGAGGTCTGGCAGATCTATCTGCTGATCTTTGTCCTGCAAGCGGCATCCGCCGGCTTCACGCCGACTTTCCAAGCCACTATCCCGGACATCCTTCCCGATGAAGAGGACTACACGAAGGCGCTGTCGCTGTCCCGGCTGGCCTATGACCTGGAAAGCCTGATTTCCCCGATGCTGGCTGCTGCGCTGCTGACCGTCATCAGCTTTCACAACCTGTTCGCGGGAACAGTGCTCGGTTTCCTCGTTTCAGCCGCGCTCGTGGTCAGCGTGCGGTTGCCCACAACTATTCCCGGACCGCGCCGCGGCATTTGGGATCGCACGACCCGCGGCACACGCATCTATCTCGCTACGCCACGCCTGCGGGGCCTGCTGGCGATCAGCTTGGCCGTCTCGGCGGCGGGCGCCATGGTGATCGTGAACACGGTGGTTCTCGTGAAGGCGCGCTTTGGCCTAGGCGAGGTCGAAGTGGCGTCGGCACTGGCGGCATTCGGAGGCGGTTCGATGGTGGCAGCCTTCGTTCTGCCATCCTTACTGGAAAAGGTGGCCGACCGAACCGCGATGCTCACCGGCGCTACCGTACTGGTCGTGGGCACGGGGATCGGCGCACTGCTGCCGAGCTATGCATTGTTGCTGCCGCTGTGGTTGATCATCGGCTTTGGCTACAGCGTGGCGCAAACGCCATCCGGCCGTCTTCTGCGCCGCTCGGCCCATGCCGAGGACCGTCCTGCGATCTTCGCGGCACACTTCGCGCTGTCGCACGCCTGTTGGCTCATCTGCTACCCACTTGCCGGCCGCTTCGGCGCGGTCATGGGCTTGCCATCGACCTTCATTGTCATGTCCCTGGTCGGCTTGGCCGGCGTGGCGCTGACGCTCTGGCTGTGGCCGGCCAGCGACCCTTCTGACGTGGCGCATGACCACCCCAGCTTGCCGCCGGATCACCCTCATTTACGCACACACGCAGACCAAGGCAGGCACCATCACCAGCTGATTCTGGATGACCTGCACCGTATCTGGCCGAAAGGATAG
- a CDS encoding metal-sensing transcriptional repressor: MKEMHKHTSHPDLVKRLKRAEGHLRHVIGMIEGEETCLDIARQLAAVESAVTAAKRVLIHDHIDHCLSHDEDSVLAEMKALTRLL; encoded by the coding sequence ATGAAAGAGATGCACAAGCACACCAGCCACCCAGATCTCGTGAAACGGCTCAAGCGCGCCGAGGGTCATCTGCGACACGTCATCGGGATGATCGAAGGAGAAGAAACCTGCCTGGACATCGCTCGCCAGCTCGCTGCGGTGGAGAGCGCCGTCACAGCGGCCAAGCGCGTCCTGATCCATGACCACATCGACCACTGCCTATCTCATGATGAGGACTCCGTTCTAGCCGAAATGAAGGCGCTAACCAGACTGCTCTGA
- a CDS encoding TolC family protein: protein MVAQLWESAWQRQPEAAGEGAWQQAAQARQETAGSWVAGPMALEASTKTDRFNNRNGQREYEVGVAIPLWMPGERASSARWADAESLALSSRMLAAKLRTAGQVRQAWWAWQRAQAELVAAQDRTRSADELAQDVARRVRAGDLAQADRNQADGALASARSALAIAQAEEITQREALLALTGIESIPSQADSAQPEQSGVRVQPASAQPSGALLGNHPALLELQHKALAARRSAELVSHQKYANPELTLATTRDRGGYGERYNQTITVGVRIPFGTGSRHTEQLSSANAQALEAESALAAQRTRLLSEIRTAQSRELATSTQMQAASERQRLAQQTRTFYQKSFAMGETDMPTRLRIEQEATEAERAALLAKVEHAAAISSLLQAQGTLPQPTETFTDISGTR from the coding sequence ATGGTCGCCCAATTGTGGGAGTCAGCTTGGCAGCGGCAGCCAGAAGCCGCTGGAGAAGGCGCCTGGCAGCAGGCCGCCCAAGCACGCCAAGAGACGGCCGGCAGTTGGGTGGCAGGTCCGATGGCGCTGGAAGCCTCCACCAAAACTGATCGGTTCAACAACCGCAACGGACAGCGCGAATATGAAGTCGGGGTGGCTATTCCCCTTTGGATGCCTGGTGAGCGCGCCTCGTCGGCACGCTGGGCGGACGCGGAAAGCCTCGCGCTATCCAGCCGGATGCTGGCCGCCAAGCTACGCACGGCCGGACAGGTTCGCCAGGCATGGTGGGCATGGCAGCGTGCCCAGGCCGAATTGGTGGCGGCGCAGGATCGCACCCGCAGCGCGGACGAGTTGGCGCAAGATGTGGCTCGCCGAGTTCGCGCGGGCGACCTGGCGCAAGCCGACAGAAACCAGGCCGATGGCGCCTTGGCGTCGGCTCGTAGTGCCCTGGCCATTGCTCAGGCCGAAGAAATCACGCAGCGCGAGGCGTTGTTGGCACTGACCGGCATCGAGAGTATCCCGTCGCAGGCCGATTCCGCGCAGCCGGAGCAGTCAGGTGTCCGAGTTCAACCGGCATCGGCACAGCCGTCCGGCGCGTTGTTGGGTAACCACCCTGCGCTGCTGGAACTGCAGCACAAGGCGCTGGCGGCCCGCCGCTCTGCGGAACTGGTGTCCCATCAGAAGTACGCCAACCCCGAACTGACCCTGGCGACCACGCGGGATCGGGGCGGCTACGGCGAACGCTACAACCAGACGATCACGGTGGGTGTGCGCATTCCCTTCGGTACGGGTAGCCGTCATACCGAGCAATTGTCCAGCGCCAATGCGCAGGCACTGGAGGCTGAGTCGGCACTCGCGGCCCAGCGCACCCGGCTACTCTCGGAAATTCGAACTGCCCAATCGCGCGAACTGGCAACCAGCACCCAGATGCAGGCCGCTTCGGAGCGCCAGCGACTAGCCCAACAAACGCGCACCTTCTACCAAAAGTCGTTCGCGATGGGCGAGACGGACATGCCGACACGCCTTCGCATCGAGCAGGAGGCCACCGAGGCCGAGCGCGCGGCGCTGCTCGCCAAGGTGGAGCATGCCGCGGCCATCTCGTCCCTGTTGCAGGCACAAGGCACGCTGCCGCAGCCGACCGAGACTTTCACTGACATCTCCGGCACGCGCTGA
- a CDS encoding efflux RND transporter periplasmic adaptor subunit produces MKRNFRFLMTTAMAAALALAAPAFAHDGHDHGDEAPAASSNGPQRQPDGSVFLPKPSQRQIGVRTQLIKQEPLARSHELAGKVIMDPTTGGKVQAMVMGRLVPGPDGLPQIGQSVRKGQVLAYIEPASGVLERSGQMAQVAELRAGQALAQKRLARLRELSETVPRKEIEAAESEVNSLTERARALSGGLAGRDVLKAPVSGVIASSPAVAGQVVDARELVFEVVDPTQLRIEALAYDPAMAQNLAGAALAVGGQKVPLSFVGAASSLREQALPMLFKGTSESLSRLAVGMPVVVFVQEATTVPGYRVPSGALMKNPANQNIVWVKDQAERFEPRVVNITPLDGASIAVTSGLADGDRVVVEGASLINQVR; encoded by the coding sequence ATGAAGCGCAACTTCCGTTTCCTAATGACGACGGCCATGGCGGCTGCATTGGCTCTGGCTGCTCCCGCGTTCGCTCACGACGGCCATGACCACGGCGACGAAGCGCCGGCTGCGTCTTCCAATGGCCCCCAGCGCCAGCCTGATGGCAGCGTGTTTCTTCCGAAACCGTCGCAACGTCAGATCGGTGTACGCACCCAGCTGATCAAGCAGGAGCCCTTGGCCCGCAGCCATGAACTGGCTGGCAAAGTAATCATGGACCCGACGACAGGCGGCAAGGTCCAGGCAATGGTAATGGGCCGGCTGGTGCCCGGGCCGGATGGTCTGCCGCAGATCGGCCAATCCGTGCGCAAGGGCCAGGTGCTGGCTTACATCGAACCGGCCAGCGGTGTGCTGGAGCGCTCAGGCCAGATGGCCCAGGTTGCCGAGCTGCGTGCGGGCCAAGCGCTCGCGCAGAAGCGCTTGGCCCGGCTGCGCGAGCTGTCGGAGACCGTGCCCCGCAAGGAGATCGAAGCAGCCGAAAGCGAAGTGAACAGCCTGACCGAACGCGCCCGCGCCTTGAGCGGGGGCCTCGCCGGCAGGGACGTACTGAAGGCCCCAGTCAGCGGCGTCATCGCATCCAGCCCCGCAGTTGCCGGGCAGGTCGTGGATGCGCGCGAACTGGTGTTTGAGGTGGTCGATCCGACCCAACTGCGCATCGAGGCGCTTGCCTACGATCCGGCAATGGCACAGAACCTGGCCGGTGCTGCACTCGCAGTAGGCGGTCAGAAGGTGCCGCTGAGCTTCGTCGGTGCCGCCAGCAGCCTGCGCGAGCAGGCCCTGCCCATGCTGTTCAAGGGCACCAGCGAAAGCCTCTCGCGCTTGGCGGTCGGTATGCCGGTGGTGGTCTTCGTGCAAGAGGCGACGACGGTACCTGGCTACCGCGTGCCTTCCGGTGCGCTGATGAAGAACCCTGCCAACCAGAACATCGTCTGGGTCAAAGACCAGGCCGAGCGCTTCGAGCCGCGTGTCGTGAACATCACTCCTTTGGATGGTGCATCCATCGCTGTCACTTCGGGCCTGGCGGACGGCGACCGCGTGGTTGTCGAGGGCGCGTCCCTGATCAATCAAGTTCGTTGA